A single window of Longimicrobium sp. DNA harbors:
- a CDS encoding glycoside hydrolase family 15 protein: MERDYPPIEDHGIIGDLHTVALVCRDGTIDFMCAPRFDSPPVFGSLLDRGRGGRFELSPVLNGARLKQLYLPDTNVLLTRFLSPDGVAEISDFMPVGESDHVRAVVRRVKAVRGDLRFCVRCAPRFGYGPETHRARGEDGCVLFTPRDGTVAARLWTTIPVRFHEGDAVAEFTLRHSEAATFVFEVGDVSARSPASAPHYVAEAFKRTTNFWRRWIGKSTYRGRWRDEVHRSALVLKMLFSHPHGSLVAAPTFGLPEALGGARNWDYRYTWVRDAAFTLYALIRLGLTDETAPFMQWIAERCAEEGDGIP, from the coding sequence ATGGAGCGCGACTACCCCCCGATCGAGGACCACGGCATCATCGGCGACCTGCACACCGTGGCGCTGGTCTGCCGGGACGGCACGATCGACTTCATGTGCGCGCCGCGCTTCGACTCGCCGCCGGTGTTCGGCTCGCTGCTGGACCGCGGCCGCGGCGGGCGCTTCGAGCTGTCGCCGGTGCTGAACGGCGCGCGGCTGAAGCAGCTGTACCTCCCCGACACCAACGTCCTCCTCACCCGCTTCCTTTCGCCCGACGGCGTGGCCGAGATCTCGGACTTCATGCCCGTGGGCGAGAGCGACCACGTGCGTGCCGTGGTGCGCCGGGTGAAGGCGGTGCGCGGCGACCTGCGCTTCTGCGTGCGCTGCGCCCCGCGCTTCGGCTACGGCCCCGAGACGCACCGCGCGAGGGGCGAGGACGGCTGCGTCCTCTTCACGCCGCGGGACGGGACCGTCGCCGCGCGGCTGTGGACCACCATCCCCGTGCGCTTCCACGAGGGCGACGCGGTGGCCGAGTTCACCCTGCGCCACAGCGAGGCGGCCACCTTCGTCTTCGAGGTCGGCGACGTCTCCGCCCGCTCGCCCGCCTCGGCCCCGCACTACGTGGCCGAGGCCTTCAAGCGCACCACCAACTTCTGGCGGCGGTGGATCGGGAAATCCACCTACCGCGGCCGCTGGCGCGACGAGGTGCACCGCTCGGCGCTCGTGCTGAAGATGCTGTTCAGCCATCCGCACGGCTCGCTGGTGGCCGCGCCCACCTTTGGGCTGCCGGAGGCGCTGGGCGGGGCGCGCAACTGGGACTATCGCTACACCTGGGTGCGCGACGCCGCGTTCACCCTGTACGCGCTGATTCGCCTGGGACTGACGGACGAGACCGCGCCGTTCATGCAGTGGATCGCCGAGCGCTGCGCCGAGGAAGGCGACGGCATTCC